The proteins below are encoded in one region of Styela clava chromosome 4, kaStyClav1.hap1.2, whole genome shotgun sequence:
- the LOC120327049 gene encoding uncharacterized protein LOC120327049 has protein sequence MNRVISSILVFLTLAVCYSSAKCCGKGINGFCNDCSKIHSVFSRGQKCCGHRSGKGQGCNVFCCGCGSCRSGRPKITYQSGWWFAKRYTCARTSKDEEAADFTTEDELTGLKETRDAFSALDKDGDKVISPDEFLKGLMLHLNLDFESSYQLASDFLQSNDREEIVDLLDAVQESEDLKENDTAYQINQMARDEFEVMDQNKDGLIQEQEFDQDLK, from the exons ATGAATAGAGTAATATCTTCAATACTTGTCTTTTTGACCCTCGCCGTATGTTATTCGTCGGCGAAGTGCTGTGGAAAAGGTATTAATG GATTCTGCAATGACTGCAGTAAAATACACTCTGTATTCTCGAGGGGTCAAAAATGCTGCGGACACAGAAGTGGGAAAGGTCAAGGTTGTAACGTCTTTTGTTGTGGATGCGGTAGCTGTAGAAGCGGACGTCCAAAGATTACATACCAGT CGGGGTGGTGGTTTGCCAAACGGTACACATGCGCCAGGACAAGCAAAGACGAAGAGGCAGCCGATTTTACTACAGAAGATGAGCTTACGGGTTTGAAGGAAACTAGAGACGCTTTCAGTGCGCTAGATAAAGACGGTGACAAAGTCATTAGTCCTGATGAATTTCTGAAAGGACTCATGCTGCATTTAAATTTG GATTTTGAATCTTCCTATCAATTGGCCTCCGACTTTCTTCAATCCAATGATCGCGAAGAAATAGTCGATCTTCTGGATGCTGTACAAGAATCAGAAGATTTGAAGGAAAACGACACAGCATATCAAATCAATCAAATGGCGAGAGACGAATTTGAAGTAATGGATCAAAACAAAGATGGTCTCATTCAGGAACAAGAGTTTGAtcaagatttgaaataa
- the LOC120326736 gene encoding uncharacterized protein LOC120326736 — protein MNKILFSILVFLSIAVCYSLAICCGRGTHGFCNDCSKVHSVFSRGQKCCGHGSGKGRGCNILCCGCGSCRNGRPKITFHSGWWFAKRYTCARKRGDEEETDFTTEDELTGLKETRDAFNALDKDGDKVISPDEFLKGLMLHLNMDFESSYQLASDLLQSNDREEIVDLLDAVQESKDLKEDDPEYQINQMARDEFEVMDQNKDGFIQEQEFDQDLK, from the exons ATGAATaagatattattttcaatacttGTCTTTTTGTCCATCGCCGTATGCTATTCGTTGGCGATTTGCTGTGGACGAGGTACTCATG GATTCTGCAATGACTGCAGTAAAGTTCATTCTGTATTCTCGAGGGGTCAAAAATGCTGCGGACACGGAAGTGGGAAAGGTCGAGGTTGTAACATCTTATGTTGCGGATGCGGAAGCTGTAGAAACGGACGTCCTAAGATTACATTTCATT CGGGATGGTGGTTCGCCAAACGGTACACATGCGCCAGGAAACGCGGAGACGAGGAGGAAACCGATTTTACTACAGAAGATGAGCTTACCGGTTTGAAGGAAACTAGAGACGCTTTCAATGCGCTAGATAAAGACGGTGACAAGGTCATTAGTCCTGATGAATTTCTGAAAGGACTCATGTTGCATTTGAATATG GATTTTGAATCTTCCTATCAATTGGCCTCCGACTTGCTTCAATCCAATGATCGCGAAGAAATAGTCGATCTTCTGGATGCTGTACAAGAATCAAAAGATTTAAAGGAAGATGATCCAGAATATCAAATTAATCAAATGGCGAGAGACGAATTCGAAGTAATGGATCAAAATAAAGATGGCTTCATTCAGGAACAAGAGTTTGATCAAGATTTGAAATGA
- the LOC120327031 gene encoding uncharacterized protein LOC120327031 has translation MKNFIVLTAFLLLCIAVSEIAGKCCGRGKHGFCEDCARVSLFGHRKCCGEGSGYGCNIFCCNCGSCRHGHASITYKKYGHKYGGKYTCKQEKKYYHGVKDEDGQERDTWEVFNKIDQNEDATISPDEFLDAIKDRLTDKSIATIFASHLLRSNDRGDISAFLDTIKYADDDYDDDSRDGSENAHDAIRTLAMEFKRMDADDDGFIQASEFDRDLE, from the exons atgaaaaatttcattgttCTAACTGCATTCTTGTTGCTGTGTATTGCCGTCTCAGAAATAGCTGGGAAATGTTGTGGACGTGGAAAACACG GCTTCTGTGAAGATTGTGCCAGAGTCAGCCTCTTTGGACACCGGAAGTGCTGTGGAGAAGGAAGTGGATATGGCTGCAATATCTTCTGCTGCAATTGTGGATCCTGCAGACATGGGCATGCTTCTATCACTT ATAAAAAGTACGGCCACAAATACGGCGGAAAATACACATGCAAGCAagagaaaaaatattatcatggTGTAAAAGATGAAGACGGACAAGAACGCGACACTTGGGAAGTTTTCAACAAAATAGATCAGAACGAGGATGCGACCATCAGCCCTGATGAATTCCTAGATGCAATTAAAGATCGATTGACT GACAAATCCATTGCTACCATTTTTGCTTCCCATCTCCTAAGATCGAACGATCGTGGTGATATTTCGGCCTTTCTCGATACAATCAAATACGCTGATGACGATTACGATGACGACTCGAGAGACGGAAGCGAGAACGCTCATGATGCCATTCGCACGCTCGCTATGGAGTTCAAAAGGATGGATGCTGATGACGATGGCTTTATTCAGGCTTCTGAATTTGACAGGGATTTGGAATAA
- the LOC120326489 gene encoding uncharacterized protein LOC120326489 codes for MHNFIVLALLLPMVVLEVSSRCCGRGRHGRCNDCAQVGLFKYRKCCGSGSGYGYGCNIFCCRCGSCRRGHPHFVKLYGFWASARYRCTKLYNSEENNNAEMDALKDTWETFNAIDQDGDSVINPDEFLDAIKSRLSNEEAHLLASDLLKSDDTDEIMSFIDAFNEREVMDADENVHNDILFTLAREFNEMDENGDGLIQAGEFDEDLK; via the exons ATGCATAACTTCATAGTCTTAGCGTTGCTTTTACCCATGGTTGTCTTGGAAGTATCATCTCGGTGTTGTGGACGAGGTAGACATG GACGTTGCAACGACTGCGCCCAAGTAGGCTTGTTTAAATACAGAAAATGTTGCGGAAGTGGGAGCGGATATGGATATGGATGCAACATATTTTGCTGCAGATGTGGGTCGTGCAGAAGGGGTCATCCTCATTTTGTAAAGTTGT ATGGATTTTGGGCAAGTGCAAGGTATAGATGTACAAAACTCTATAACTCTGAGGAAAACAATAATGCTGAGATGGATGCTCTCAAAGATACATGGGAAACTTTCAACGCAATAGATCAAGATGGAGACTCAGTGATCAATCCAGACGAATTCTTGGATGCCATAAAATCTCGTCTTTCG AATGAAGAAGCTCATCTACTTGCTTCCGACCTTCTGAAGTCAGACGACACCGATGAAATCATGTCTTTCATCGATGCTTTCAATGAAAGGGAAGTAATGGACGCAGATGAAAATGTGcataatgatattttattcacaCTTGCTCGAGAATTCAACGAAATGGATGAAAACGGCGATGGGCTTATTCAGGCTGGTGAATTCGATgaagatttaaaataa
- the LOC144422240 gene encoding uncharacterized protein LOC144422240: MNNLLVISAIFLLFAVAEISGICCGRGKNGFCKDCAKVSIWGHRKCCGSGSGHGKGCNILCCNCGLCRNGRASITFLSGWFLSKKYSCKLKLGDEEVQQKNQEDLKNTWDVFNELDKDEDGAISQSEFREAMVARLLDNESGQLVASHVLDSNNEEDVLALLDVVTEQDGQDLEQSKDLDDLIKQEFQKLDADNDGMIQAAEFDKDLK; the protein is encoded by the exons ATGAATAATCTTTTAGTTATTAGTGCTATATTCCTTCTTTTTGCCGTAGCGGAAATTTCGGGAATTTGCTGTGGTCGTGGAAAAAATG GCTTCTGCAAAGACTGCGCTAAAGTTAGCATATGGGGACACAGGAAGTGCTGTGGTTCCGGTAGTGGACACGGGAAAGGATGCAACATATTGTGCTGTAACTGTGGATTATGCAGAAATGGACGTGCATCGATTACATTTCTTT CTGGTTGGTTTTTGAGCAAAAAATACTCTTGTAAATTGAAATTGGGAGACGAGGAGGTTCAACAAAAAAATCAGGAGGATCTGAAGAATACCTGGGACGTGTTTAATGAACTTGATAAAGATGAAGACGGAGCTATATCGCAATCCGAGTTTCGTGAAGCAATGGTTGCCAGATTATTG GACAACGAATCCGGTCAACTAGTTGCTTCCCATGTTTTGGACTCCAACAACGAAGAAGATGTATTGGCCCTTCTTGATGTCGTTACCGAGCAAGACGGACAGGACTTGGAACAAAGCAAAGATCTTGATGATCTTATTAAGCAGGAATTCCAGAAACTCGATGCTGATAACGACGGAATGATCCAAGCAGCTGAATTTGACAAAGATCTTAAATAA
- the LOC144422165 gene encoding uncharacterized protein LOC144422165: MDKLLVLSAIFLLFAVAEISARCCGRGKHGYCKDCSKTSLLGKRKCCGGGSGYGYGCNAFCCNCGSCRSGSPSIEFYSGWFIHKKYSCKSKLGDQEVQLNNQEDLKNTWNVFNELDQDEDGVISQSEFREAMVARLLDNESGQIVASHILDSNNEEDVLAFLDAVTEQNEQNLEQSKDLDDLMKQEFQKLDADNDGMIQASEFDKDLK; this comes from the exons ATGGATAAATTGTTAGTTCTTAGTGCTATATTCCTGCTTTTTGCCGTAGCGGAAATTTCGGCACGTTGCTGTGGTCGTGGAAAACACG GCTATTGCAAAGATTGTTCTAAAACTAGCCTACTGGGCAAAAGAAAGTGCTGTGGCGGGGGTAGTGGATACGGGTACGGATGCAACGCATTTTGCTGTAACTGTGGATCATGTAGAAGTGGAAGTCCATCGATTGAATTTTATT CTGGTTGGTTCATACACAAAAAATACTCTTGTAAATCGAAATTGGGTGACCAGGAGGTTCAGCTGAATAATCAGGAAGATCTGAAAAATACCTGGAACGTGTTTAACGAACTTGATCAAGATGAGGACGGCGTTATATCGCAATCAGAGTTTCGTGAAGCAATGGTTGCCAGATTATTG gaCAACGAATCTGGCCAAATTGTTGCTTCCCATATTTTGGACTCCAACAATGAAGAAGATGTATTGGCCTTTCTTGATGCCGTTACCGAGCAAAACGAACAGAACTTGGAACAAAGCAAAGATCTTGATGATCTTATGAAGCAGGAATTCCAGAAACTCGATGCTGATAACGACGGAATGATCCAAGCATCTGAATTTGACAAAGATCTTAAATAA